The following proteins are co-located in the Mycolicibacterium goodii genome:
- a CDS encoding 3-methyl-2-oxobutanoate hydroxymethyltransferase, translated as MSMRPILGSSCARAASAAEMRYRIDRPIRGRQGARIVGLDPGADAIVDRISQQHWGHARFLALAGPVGDTDGSESVPLRDSSGQPSNLLAELTDADVVIMVATTGADAAAATIIGAACTVRAIMTAGLVIGEHARIGPTVAALRPHARVLMVGGEERDVVDLLTALRA; from the coding sequence ATGAGCATGCGGCCGATCCTGGGAAGTAGTTGCGCGCGGGCCGCCTCGGCGGCGGAGATGCGCTACCGGATCGACCGGCCGATCCGCGGGCGTCAGGGCGCCCGGATCGTGGGGCTCGACCCGGGCGCGGATGCCATCGTCGACCGTATCTCGCAGCAACATTGGGGACATGCCCGGTTCCTCGCGCTCGCCGGCCCGGTCGGTGACACCGACGGTTCGGAGTCGGTCCCGCTGCGGGACTCGTCGGGACAGCCGTCGAACCTGCTCGCCGAACTCACCGATGCCGACGTCGTCATCATGGTGGCCACCACCGGCGCCGACGCCGCCGCCGCGACGATCATCGGGGCGGCATGCACGGTCCGCGCGATCATGACCGCAGGCCTGGTGATCGGAGAGCACGCGCGGATCGGCCCCACCGTGGCCGCGCTCCGGCCGCACGCGCGCGTCCTGATGGTCGGCGGGGAAGAGCGCGATGTCGTCGACCTGCTGACCGCACTGCGTGCGTGA
- a CDS encoding Rieske 2Fe-2S domain-containing protein — translation MGELFRQYWIPALLAEELPEDDCPPVRVKLLSERMVAFRDSAGRYGLIDEFCAHRGASLWFGRNEEGGLRCPYHGWKYDITGQAVEIPSEPENSTFCAHVKLTSYPLVKIGDVLWTYMGDPQKQPPLPEFEFALVPPDQTYTSKRWQECNWLQAFEGGIDSSHVSFLHSGGLKSDPLFKGTKGNEYNMGDLKPYFEVAESDGGLFVGARRNAEEDTYYWRITPWVMPCFTMVPPRGDHPVHGHFWIPIDDENCWAYSFDYHPVRPLTAAEVQAMREGHGVHSDNIPGTYRPKANKDNDYLIDREAQKRGETYSGVKGIAMQDASLQESMGPIVDRTKEMLVSADSGIIKARQKLKRAAEALRDKGVTPPGVDPAHHRVRSAAVVLPRDVSFVEACREDLSVREGVRQSSV, via the coding sequence ATGGGAGAGTTGTTCCGGCAGTACTGGATCCCGGCACTGCTGGCCGAAGAGCTTCCCGAGGACGACTGCCCGCCGGTGCGCGTGAAACTGCTCAGCGAGCGGATGGTGGCGTTCCGCGACAGTGCGGGTCGGTACGGGCTCATCGACGAGTTCTGCGCGCACCGCGGCGCCTCACTGTGGTTCGGCCGCAACGAAGAAGGTGGGCTGCGTTGCCCCTACCACGGCTGGAAATACGACATCACCGGCCAGGCCGTCGAGATCCCCTCGGAACCGGAGAACTCGACATTCTGTGCGCACGTGAAACTCACGTCGTACCCCCTGGTCAAGATCGGCGACGTGCTGTGGACGTACATGGGTGATCCGCAGAAGCAGCCGCCGCTGCCCGAGTTCGAGTTCGCGCTGGTGCCGCCCGATCAGACCTACACGTCCAAGCGGTGGCAGGAGTGCAACTGGTTGCAGGCCTTCGAGGGCGGCATCGACTCGAGTCACGTGTCGTTCCTGCACTCGGGCGGTTTGAAATCCGATCCGCTGTTCAAGGGCACCAAGGGCAACGAGTACAACATGGGTGATCTCAAACCCTATTTCGAGGTTGCCGAATCCGACGGCGGCCTGTTCGTCGGCGCGCGCCGCAACGCCGAGGAGGACACCTACTACTGGCGGATCACGCCCTGGGTCATGCCGTGCTTCACGATGGTGCCGCCCCGCGGCGACCACCCCGTGCACGGACATTTCTGGATCCCGATCGACGACGAGAACTGCTGGGCCTACTCGTTCGACTACCACCCGGTGCGTCCGCTCACCGCAGCCGAGGTGCAGGCGATGCGCGAGGGCCATGGTGTGCACAGCGACAACATCCCCGGCACCTACCGCCCGAAGGCGAACAAGGACAACGACTACCTGATCGACCGCGAGGCGCAGAAGCGCGGCGAAACCTACTCGGGCGTCAAGGGCATCGCGATGCAGGACGCGTCACTGCAGGAGAGCATGGGCCCCATCGTGGACCGCACCAAGGAGATGCTGGTCTCGGCCGACAGCGGGATCATCAAGGCGCGCCAGAAGCTCAAGCGTGCCGCCGAGGCCCTGCGGGACAAGGGCGTGACACCGCCGGGGGTGGATCCCGCGCATCACCGCGTCCGGTCGGCGGCCGTCGTGCTGCCCAGGGACGTGTCTTTCGTCGAGGCGTGCCGTGAGGACCTCTCGGTGCGCGAGGGTGTCCGGCAGTCGTCGGTATGA
- a CDS encoding energy-coupling factor ABC transporter permease has translation MAIEIAAMHMSDGIVNVQTSLVFGALAIAALGVCALRARDELDERTVPLAGLVAAFIFAVQMVNFPILPGVSGHLLGGALAAILVGPYTGALCIAIVLVVQALLFADGGISALGANITNMALIGVTAGYATAVALSTVLGRRRAGPSTLGFVAFVAALVGTVCAAMGFVVEYAIGGAATTSLPAVAGYMFGTHVLIGIGEGIITALTVTAVARVRPDLVYLLRRQRREVAA, from the coding sequence ATGGCCATTGAGATCGCCGCGATGCACATGAGCGATGGCATCGTGAACGTCCAGACGTCCTTGGTGTTCGGTGCGCTGGCGATCGCCGCACTCGGTGTGTGCGCCCTGCGCGCACGCGACGAACTCGACGAGCGGACGGTACCGCTGGCAGGGCTGGTGGCGGCCTTCATCTTCGCCGTGCAGATGGTGAACTTCCCGATCCTGCCCGGGGTCAGCGGGCACCTTCTCGGTGGTGCGCTTGCCGCCATCCTGGTCGGGCCGTACACCGGGGCGCTGTGCATCGCGATCGTGTTGGTGGTGCAGGCCCTGCTGTTCGCCGACGGCGGGATCAGCGCGCTGGGGGCCAACATCACCAACATGGCGCTGATCGGCGTCACGGCCGGCTACGCGACCGCGGTGGCGCTGTCCACCGTGCTGGGCAGACGCCGCGCGGGACCCTCGACGCTGGGGTTCGTCGCCTTCGTCGCCGCGCTGGTGGGAACGGTGTGTGCCGCAATGGGTTTCGTCGTCGAATACGCGATCGGCGGCGCCGCGACGACATCGCTGCCTGCGGTGGCGGGCTACATGTTCGGCACCCACGTGCTGATCGGCATCGGCGAGGGCATCATCACTGCCCTCACCGTCACCGCGGTCGCCCGGGTGCGGCCGGATCTGGTGTACCTGCTGCGTCGTCAGCGTCGGGAGGTGGCCGCATGA
- a CDS encoding 3-methyl-2-oxobutanoate hydroxymethyltransferase — MSEKVHLGDLQAMKRDGRKIVGVVAWDYQMARIVDRAGADLVSVGDTVGINLWGQPNPLEVTMDQMIIVCQAVRRGVRRALLSCDFPFGPVQEGPEQAVRAAIRFVKEAGVDMVKLDGASDHLDAVSAVTRAGIPVFAQFGITPQTSLKYGVTYRATPTAADAVPDELLDEMVGEAKRLEEAGAALLNFTNSGPVVGPAVAQAVSIPVLGGFGGGPWLDGRVRMATAAIGYSADALDTAPDTYANVAQIAFDAISAYADDVRAARQIAGGIRV; from the coding sequence ATGAGTGAGAAGGTGCATCTGGGCGATCTGCAGGCCATGAAACGGGATGGCCGCAAGATCGTGGGGGTGGTCGCATGGGATTACCAGATGGCCAGGATCGTCGACCGTGCCGGCGCCGACCTGGTCTCGGTGGGCGACACCGTCGGGATCAACCTGTGGGGCCAGCCGAATCCCCTTGAGGTGACGATGGATCAGATGATCATCGTCTGCCAGGCGGTGCGCCGCGGGGTCCGGCGGGCGCTGCTCAGTTGCGACTTCCCGTTCGGACCCGTGCAGGAGGGACCCGAACAGGCGGTGCGGGCGGCGATCCGATTCGTCAAGGAGGCCGGCGTCGACATGGTCAAGCTCGACGGGGCCTCCGATCACCTCGACGCGGTTTCGGCGGTCACCCGCGCGGGCATCCCGGTGTTCGCGCAGTTCGGCATCACCCCGCAGACCTCGTTGAAGTACGGCGTCACCTACCGCGCGACACCGACGGCCGCCGACGCCGTTCCCGACGAGCTGCTCGACGAAATGGTCGGCGAGGCAAAGCGTCTCGAGGAGGCCGGAGCCGCGCTGCTGAACTTCACGAACTCCGGGCCGGTGGTGGGGCCTGCCGTCGCGCAGGCCGTGTCGATCCCGGTCCTCGGCGGATTCGGCGGCGGGCCCTGGCTCGACGGCCGGGTGCGCATGGCCACGGCCGCCATCGGTTACAGCGCCGACGCGCTCGACACCGCGCCGGACACCTACGCCAACGTCGCGCAGATCGCGTTCGACGCGATCTCGGCGTACGCCGACGACGTGCGTGCCGCCCGCCAGATCGCCGGAGGAATCCGGGTATGA
- a CDS encoding NAD(P)-dependent oxidoreductase: MMIGLIGVGDMGLPMSGHLVAGGFDVLACDVDTDRLAAAVAAGAGAAAGVTDLARAADIVISCLRTDDQLIDVVEEFVPHGHRGQLLVVAGTHSLGVMRHLAELVEAQGIRLVDAPVVFGAQGARDGNLLSLCGGETDDVERARPVLMAYSRGVEHVGPLGAGQLAKTCNNLLHWIHCVANFETLAIAKRYGVDPQRMREVLMRCPGDNGTLRRWDSTRFTWHEKDMDFVIDLAQRAGLVLPLSGHVDQLVKTMSAADVADLLYGPECAYLGRRIVPLSPGDGGL; this comes from the coding sequence ATGATGATCGGACTGATCGGCGTCGGCGACATGGGACTTCCGATGTCAGGGCACCTGGTGGCAGGCGGATTCGATGTTCTGGCATGCGATGTCGACACCGATCGGCTCGCCGCCGCGGTCGCCGCCGGGGCAGGTGCGGCGGCGGGTGTGACCGACCTGGCCCGCGCCGCCGACATCGTCATCTCGTGCCTGCGGACCGATGATCAGCTGATCGATGTGGTCGAGGAATTCGTGCCCCACGGTCACCGCGGTCAGCTCCTGGTCGTGGCGGGCACCCACAGCCTGGGCGTCATGCGCCACCTCGCCGAACTCGTGGAAGCGCAGGGCATCCGACTCGTCGACGCACCGGTGGTGTTCGGTGCGCAGGGAGCTCGCGACGGCAACCTGCTGTCGCTGTGCGGTGGCGAGACCGACGACGTCGAACGGGCGCGGCCGGTGCTGATGGCCTACAGCCGCGGCGTCGAACACGTCGGGCCGCTCGGCGCGGGTCAGCTCGCCAAGACGTGCAACAACCTGCTGCACTGGATCCACTGCGTGGCCAACTTCGAGACGCTGGCCATCGCCAAACGTTACGGCGTCGACCCGCAGCGGATGCGTGAGGTGCTGATGCGGTGCCCGGGCGACAACGGGACGCTGCGTCGTTGGGACAGCACGCGATTCACCTGGCACGAGAAGGACATGGACTTCGTGATCGATTTGGCACAGCGGGCCGGGCTGGTGCTGCCGTTGTCCGGGCATGTCGACCAGCTCGTCAAGACCATGTCCGCGGCCGACGTCGCTGATCTGTTGTACGGACCGGAATGCGCCTATCTCGGCCGCCGGATAGTCCCGTTGTCGCCGGGTGACGGCGGTCTGTGA
- a CDS encoding PDGLE domain-containing protein: MKRMFWVGFAAIILMIAGGVSYLASASPDGLDSATLKGCQVVETDHGEELTGECIAQHATEHAMAASPLADYSLGGRAGTGGVAGIIGVVVTVLIAGGAFRMIARRRSAPDAGH; this comes from the coding sequence ATGAAGCGGATGTTCTGGGTCGGTTTCGCAGCGATCATCCTGATGATCGCCGGCGGCGTGTCCTACCTGGCGAGCGCCAGCCCCGACGGCCTGGATTCGGCCACGCTGAAAGGATGCCAGGTCGTCGAGACCGACCACGGCGAGGAACTCACCGGCGAGTGCATCGCGCAGCACGCGACCGAACACGCCATGGCCGCGTCCCCGCTGGCGGACTACTCGCTCGGCGGTCGCGCGGGCACCGGCGGGGTGGCCGGGATCATCGGGGTCGTGGTGACGGTGCTGATCGCAGGCGGTGCCTTCCGGATGATCGCGCGCCGCAGAAGCGCACCCGACGCGGGCCACTGA
- a CDS encoding alpha/beta fold hydrolase: MTTALATAHIDGITTRYRVAGSGPPLLMFSPGGFNATMANWENHGLYQRTRMLAQLRERFTCITFDKRESGGSGGRVQRVSWSDYVRQGIGLLDHLGFARAHLMGACVGCSIAALAAVMHPDRVSGMVLYSPAGGPRYRRKQHARFRAHLAYACEHGLAGVASLVASTDASFSVDGRVGPWASVLRSDPEFASHYLEFDVDRYEDTVAGMSRVLFDRDTVPGPEPEDLMTLDVPTLIVPGEDSSHAPSAARYLQECIRFNEYWDVPVAQQTELSAPARVIGFLSPIGG, encoded by the coding sequence ATGACGACCGCTCTCGCGACCGCTCACATCGACGGGATCACCACGCGCTACCGGGTGGCCGGGTCGGGGCCGCCGCTGTTGATGTTCTCGCCGGGTGGTTTCAACGCCACCATGGCCAATTGGGAGAACCACGGCCTGTATCAGCGCACCAGGATGCTCGCCCAGCTGCGGGAGCGGTTCACCTGCATCACCTTCGACAAGCGGGAGTCCGGTGGTTCCGGCGGCCGGGTGCAACGCGTGAGCTGGTCGGACTATGTCCGGCAGGGCATCGGACTGCTCGATCACCTCGGGTTCGCTCGCGCGCACCTGATGGGCGCCTGCGTCGGGTGTTCGATCGCCGCGCTTGCGGCGGTCATGCACCCGGACCGGGTCTCGGGCATGGTGCTCTATTCGCCCGCGGGTGGACCGCGGTACCGGAGAAAACAGCACGCCAGGTTCCGCGCGCACCTCGCCTATGCCTGCGAGCACGGCCTCGCGGGAGTCGCGTCGCTGGTGGCGTCGACGGACGCGTCGTTCTCGGTCGACGGTCGGGTCGGCCCATGGGCGTCGGTTCTGCGTTCCGACCCCGAATTCGCTTCGCACTACCTGGAATTCGACGTAGACCGGTACGAGGACACCGTCGCGGGGATGAGCCGTGTGCTCTTCGACCGCGACACGGTCCCCGGTCCCGAGCCGGAAGATCTCATGACGCTCGACGTGCCTACCCTGATCGTCCCGGGCGAGGACAGTTCACATGCGCCGTCGGCGGCCCGTTATCTGCAGGAGTGCATTCGGTTCAACGAGTACTGGGACGTCCCGGTGGCCCAGCAGACCGAGCTGAGCGCACCGGCGCGCGTCATCGGGTTCCTCAGCCCGATCGGCGGGTGA
- a CDS encoding ethanolamine ammonia lyase-activating protein yields the protein MAKDAIVSEDLAKKFATEKDSPYVRWVRDEGLDIISAHYVPDLNTVELKPWARRGGRGVFINHEASRTSNDCYVCEIPAGRELAPQRQLFEEMILVLSGNGSTSVWNDAGRKVTFEWGPGAMFAIPLNTWHQHFNGSGTRAARFVSSTNMPPVINLYDDPEFVFNTAHDFTGRFAGEPDYFAPKDEQDGLLLKTNFVANAVDLPLISAKERGAGGGHIRFSMAKGSMNSHISQFATATYKKGHRHGPGAHVIILSGEGFSLMWPEGEEPRRYDWQPGTLIVPPNMWFHQHFNTGAEPARYLAFKHEVVSVRNAQGVPKAWISRRIGGDQIDYADESPLIRETFAKALAENGLEPRMDDVYAAELADLPPLPGESVPAASPA from the coding sequence GTGGCCAAGGATGCGATCGTTTCGGAGGATCTGGCGAAGAAGTTCGCCACCGAGAAGGATTCGCCGTACGTGCGCTGGGTCCGCGACGAGGGGCTGGACATCATCAGCGCGCACTATGTGCCCGACCTCAACACCGTCGAGTTGAAGCCGTGGGCCCGGCGGGGCGGACGCGGCGTGTTCATCAACCACGAGGCGTCCCGGACGTCCAACGACTGCTATGTGTGCGAGATACCGGCCGGCCGCGAACTCGCGCCGCAGCGGCAGCTGTTCGAGGAGATGATCCTGGTGCTGTCCGGGAACGGGTCCACCTCGGTGTGGAACGACGCAGGCCGGAAGGTGACGTTCGAATGGGGCCCGGGTGCGATGTTCGCGATCCCGCTCAACACCTGGCATCAGCACTTCAACGGTTCGGGCACCCGGGCCGCACGCTTCGTGTCGTCGACCAACATGCCGCCCGTGATCAACCTGTACGACGACCCGGAATTCGTGTTCAACACCGCACACGACTTCACCGGACGGTTCGCGGGCGAGCCCGACTACTTCGCGCCCAAAGACGAGCAGGACGGCCTGCTGCTGAAGACGAACTTCGTCGCCAACGCCGTCGACCTGCCGTTGATCTCGGCCAAGGAGCGTGGCGCCGGTGGTGGACACATCCGGTTCTCCATGGCGAAAGGTTCGATGAACAGCCACATCTCGCAATTCGCCACGGCGACATACAAGAAGGGGCACCGGCACGGCCCGGGTGCCCACGTGATCATCCTCAGCGGCGAGGGCTTCTCGCTCATGTGGCCGGAAGGAGAGGAGCCGCGCCGTTACGACTGGCAGCCCGGTACGCTCATCGTCCCGCCCAACATGTGGTTCCACCAGCACTTCAACACCGGCGCCGAACCGGCCCGCTACCTCGCCTTCAAACACGAAGTGGTATCGGTGCGCAACGCGCAGGGTGTGCCGAAGGCCTGGATCAGCAGGCGCATCGGCGGTGACCAGATCGACTATGCCGACGAGTCACCGCTGATCCGGGAGACCTTCGCCAAGGCGCTGGCCGAGAACGGGCTGGAGCCCAGGATGGACGACGTCTACGCGGCCGAACTCGCGGATCTGCCGCCGCTGCCGGGCGAGTCGGTTCCGGCGGCCTCACCCGCATGA
- a CDS encoding ethanolamine ammonia-lyase reactivating factor EutA: protein MTGDTDHGHHDHGDHDHGHHDHDSDEPDLPLEENPIWQQDNVTLHSVGIDIGSSGTQVAFSRLRLRRRGEDLTSRYVVVSRDTLYESEVHLTPFAPDLQIDAEALGRLLDAAYAEAGQDPHDVDTGVVILTGEALRRRNAERIASVVAERAGDLVCATAGHHMEAMLAAYGSGAALTSHESGSRILNVDIGGGTTKLALIEGGRVTATAAFHVGGRLIAVDDGVVSRIEPGGRAHAHAAGFDLTLGAVIGDRELDEIASGMAEMVIAAIRGEGRADHLFLTERLSPVDVDGIIFSGGVAEYVYGTEHRDFGDLGRRLGIAIAERAGALPAPVLPAAARIRATVLGASEYTVQLSGITSFLPNPAATLPRRNLQVARPHYVLGDDVDPDEVGAAIEGHLALFGLLDSDVAVALHFDGVPSYRRLRALAEGIAAGLRRRIAGGHPIHLMVDGDIALTLGTILRDELAVHNDLLILDGIQLRDFDFVDLGRVRTPSNTVPVTIKSLVFGAEQTPARAPEAVLR from the coding sequence ATGACCGGCGACACCGATCATGGGCACCACGACCACGGGGATCACGACCACGGGCACCACGACCACGATTCGGACGAGCCGGATCTGCCGCTGGAGGAGAACCCCATCTGGCAGCAGGACAACGTCACGCTGCACAGCGTCGGGATCGACATCGGCAGTTCCGGCACGCAGGTGGCGTTCTCCCGCCTGCGGTTACGCCGACGCGGTGAAGACCTCACCAGCCGCTACGTCGTGGTGTCGCGGGACACGCTGTACGAGTCCGAGGTCCACCTGACCCCGTTCGCGCCGGATCTGCAGATCGACGCCGAGGCGCTCGGCCGCCTCCTCGATGCGGCCTATGCCGAGGCCGGGCAGGACCCGCACGACGTCGACACCGGCGTGGTGATCCTCACCGGTGAGGCGTTGCGGCGCCGCAACGCCGAACGGATCGCCTCGGTGGTCGCCGAACGCGCGGGAGACCTGGTGTGCGCCACGGCGGGTCACCACATGGAGGCCATGCTGGCCGCATACGGGTCGGGCGCGGCGTTGACGTCCCACGAGTCGGGCAGCCGCATCCTCAATGTCGACATCGGCGGCGGCACCACGAAACTCGCGCTCATCGAAGGTGGGCGGGTCACCGCCACCGCGGCGTTCCATGTCGGCGGCCGGTTGATCGCCGTCGACGACGGTGTGGTGAGCCGCATCGAGCCGGGCGGACGTGCGCACGCGCATGCGGCCGGGTTCGACCTCACCCTCGGCGCGGTCATCGGAGATCGCGAGCTCGACGAGATCGCCTCGGGCATGGCCGAAATGGTGATCGCGGCGATCCGCGGCGAGGGCCGTGCCGATCACCTGTTCCTCACCGAACGCCTTTCGCCCGTCGACGTCGACGGCATCATCTTTTCCGGTGGTGTCGCCGAATACGTCTACGGCACCGAACACCGCGACTTCGGCGATCTGGGCAGGCGCCTCGGGATCGCGATCGCCGAGCGCGCCGGTGCGTTACCCGCCCCGGTGCTGCCCGCGGCGGCGCGGATCCGGGCCACGGTGCTCGGAGCATCGGAGTACACCGTGCAACTCAGCGGCATAACGAGTTTCCTGCCCAACCCGGCCGCGACGTTGCCGCGCCGCAACCTGCAGGTGGCCCGGCCGCATTATGTCCTCGGCGACGATGTGGACCCCGACGAGGTGGGGGCCGCGATCGAGGGGCACCTGGCGCTGTTCGGTCTGCTGGACAGCGACGTTGCGGTCGCGCTGCACTTCGACGGTGTGCCGAGCTACCGCCGGCTGCGCGCCCTGGCCGAGGGGATCGCGGCAGGACTGCGGCGCCGCATCGCCGGGGGGCATCCGATCCACCTGATGGTCGACGGCGATATCGCGCTCACCCTGGGTACCATCCTGCGCGACGAACTCGCGGTGCACAACGACCTTCTGATCCTCGACGGAATCCAGCTGCGCGACTTCGATTTCGTCGACCTCGGCCGGGTGCGCACACCGTCGAACACGGTGCCGGTCACCATCAAGTCCCTGGTGTTCGGCGCCGAGCAGACGCCGGCCCGCGCACCCGAGGCGGTGCTGCGGTGA
- a CDS encoding FadR/GntR family transcriptional regulator: MTTDGAKTSGRGATDDIFTKVTPGRASEMIVDQIRLLIRDGHLKPGDRLPAERELGDRFGVSRVTVREALRGLEANGMVTIKVGARGGAFVTAPTSARVGEGIIDLLSMSGLTDREITEARQVFELGIIPLVCERATEEDITDLLQICDRGDAAAEQGSYPMELSAEFHTRVARASHNAAIAMLAESFHGPTLLSLRHVQEGHPEMGIRGNREHRQFVMAVKKGDIEKATSVMRTHLGRTARHVKG; this comes from the coding sequence ATGACTACTGACGGTGCCAAGACTTCGGGTCGCGGGGCAACCGACGACATCTTCACCAAGGTCACCCCCGGCCGGGCCTCGGAGATGATCGTCGATCAGATCCGGTTGTTGATCCGCGACGGCCACCTGAAGCCTGGTGACCGCCTTCCCGCCGAACGCGAACTCGGCGACCGGTTCGGTGTCAGCCGTGTGACGGTCCGCGAGGCGCTGCGCGGCCTCGAGGCCAACGGGATGGTGACCATCAAGGTCGGCGCCCGCGGCGGGGCCTTCGTCACCGCGCCCACCAGCGCCCGTGTCGGCGAGGGCATCATCGACCTGCTCAGCATGTCCGGTCTGACCGACCGGGAGATCACCGAGGCGCGGCAGGTGTTCGAACTGGGCATCATCCCCCTGGTGTGCGAACGCGCCACCGAGGAGGACATAACGGACCTGCTGCAGATCTGCGACCGCGGCGACGCGGCCGCCGAACAGGGTTCCTATCCGATGGAACTCTCCGCGGAATTCCACACGCGGGTGGCCAGGGCGAGCCACAACGCCGCGATCGCCATGCTGGCCGAGTCCTTCCACGGGCCGACGCTGTTGTCGCTGCGCCATGTGCAGGAGGGCCACCCCGAGATGGGTATCCGCGGCAATCGCGAACACCGCCAGTTCGTCATGGCGGTCAAGAAGGGCGATATCGAGAAGGCCACCTCGGTCATGCGTACCCACCTGGGCCGCACCGCGCGCCACGTCAAAGGCTGA
- a CDS encoding ArsR/SmtB family transcription factor, which translates to MDAVDGHVQVERATSALVDVDSATWARRFDLLSDPNRLEILLVLHRAPGIFVGDLAEALGRSENAVSQALRVLRQQGWVSSTRVGRAVSYRLEDDVVHELLHWIGARHG; encoded by the coding sequence GTGGACGCCGTCGATGGTCACGTACAGGTGGAGCGGGCGACCTCGGCGCTGGTCGATGTCGACTCCGCCACGTGGGCGCGGCGCTTCGATCTGCTCTCCGACCCGAACCGCCTGGAGATCCTGCTCGTCCTGCACCGCGCGCCCGGCATCTTCGTCGGCGACCTGGCGGAGGCCCTGGGGCGTTCGGAAAATGCGGTGTCGCAAGCACTTCGGGTACTCAGGCAGCAAGGGTGGGTCAGTTCCACGCGGGTCGGCCGTGCGGTGAGCTACCGTCTTGAGGACGATGTCGTGCACGAACTCCTGCACTGGATCGGGGCCAGACACGGCTGA
- a CDS encoding class II aldolase/adducin family protein translates to MTDLEIDPGTDPKQAAVAVATACRILAHQGLAADVLGHVSVRLDAERILLRCRGPHDRGLLFTEADDICVVRLDGGAELPDGYSAPNEMHIHTEIFRARPDVRAVVHVHPREVMVADLAEATLAPVFGAYNIPAARLALTGVPVYPRSVLIRTPELGADVAATMGDADVCILRGHGIATAGESVGQATMRALDLTELARVTGEIIRLGAEPRPVPDAAELPDLGAAFNDQSRWLHYAGRLALAGLAL, encoded by the coding sequence GTGACCGACCTCGAGATCGATCCCGGGACCGATCCCAAGCAAGCCGCGGTCGCGGTCGCCACGGCCTGCCGGATCCTGGCGCACCAGGGACTGGCGGCCGACGTGCTCGGACACGTCAGCGTGCGGTTGGATGCCGAGCGAATACTGTTGCGCTGCCGGGGCCCACACGACCGCGGCCTGCTGTTCACCGAGGCCGACGACATCTGTGTGGTGCGGCTCGACGGCGGCGCGGAGTTGCCCGACGGCTACTCTGCGCCCAACGAGATGCACATCCACACCGAGATCTTCCGGGCCCGACCGGACGTGCGGGCGGTGGTGCATGTCCATCCACGCGAGGTGATGGTCGCCGACCTCGCGGAAGCCACGCTTGCTCCGGTGTTCGGTGCCTACAACATCCCCGCGGCGCGTCTGGCGCTGACCGGGGTGCCGGTGTATCCGCGGTCGGTTCTGATCCGGACGCCGGAACTGGGTGCGGATGTGGCGGCCACGATGGGTGACGCCGACGTGTGCATCCTGCGCGGCCACGGCATCGCGACGGCGGGGGAGTCGGTGGGCCAGGCGACGATGCGCGCCCTCGACCTCACCGAATTGGCGCGGGTGACCGGCGAGATCATCCGCCTCGGCGCCGAACCGCGGCCCGTGCCCGACGCGGCCGAGTTGCCCGATCTGGGAGCGGCGTTCAACGACCAGTCCCGCTGGCTGCACTATGCGGGCCGGCTCGCGCTCGCAGGCCTGGCGCTGTAG